The proteins below are encoded in one region of Tsuneonella sp. CC-YZS046:
- the metG gene encoding methionine--tRNA ligase, translating to MAGSYYITTAISYPNGKPHIGHAYEAVAADVIARFQRQLGCKVRFQTGTDEHGLKMAQKARELETTPQALADEMSAYFIAMCDGLNVGYDKFLRTTEQAHHRASQALWQAMEANGDLYLDRYEGWYSVRDEAYYDESELIEGEGGEKLSPQGTPVEWTVEESWFFRLSAYQERLLALYRDHPEFIQPDSRRNEMVAFVSGGLRDLSISRTSFDWGVRVPGSDEHVMYVWVDALTNYLTGLGYPEQTEDFASFWPANLHLIGKDIVRFHTVYWPAFLMSAGLPLPKTVFGHGFLLNRGQKESKSLGNVTDPMELADRFGVDVLRYFLMREVAFGQDGSYSPEAIVLRSNSELANSFGNLAQRTLSMIFKNLGGEVPPPGDAPADIALLQDIRNAVAGEMRQQFENLSFSTGLDAWIKAVFACNAYVDEMAPWALRKTDPSRMAQVLGTLYRCIIDLAIGLIPVTPDAASRLLDAMGVAPGDRDYDWISRGSSGNPAQHRLEQPSPIFPRLELPEETV from the coding sequence ATGGCCGGATCCTATTACATCACAACCGCCATCAGCTATCCCAACGGGAAGCCGCATATCGGCCACGCTTATGAAGCGGTCGCCGCGGACGTCATCGCACGTTTCCAGCGACAGCTCGGCTGCAAGGTCCGCTTCCAGACGGGAACCGACGAACACGGCCTCAAGATGGCGCAGAAGGCTCGCGAACTCGAGACCACGCCGCAGGCGCTCGCGGATGAAATGTCTGCCTATTTCATTGCGATGTGCGATGGTTTGAACGTAGGCTATGATAAATTCCTGCGCACGACGGAGCAAGCTCATCACCGCGCAAGCCAGGCGCTCTGGCAAGCGATGGAGGCAAATGGCGACCTCTATCTGGATCGCTATGAGGGCTGGTACTCCGTCCGGGACGAAGCATATTACGACGAAAGTGAGTTGATCGAAGGCGAGGGGGGTGAAAAGCTCTCGCCGCAAGGCACGCCCGTCGAATGGACCGTGGAGGAAAGCTGGTTCTTCCGCCTTTCGGCCTATCAGGAGCGACTCCTGGCGCTATATCGGGACCATCCTGAGTTCATCCAGCCTGACAGCCGCCGCAACGAAATGGTCGCTTTCGTATCTGGTGGCCTCAGGGATCTTTCGATCTCGCGAACCAGTTTCGATTGGGGCGTCCGGGTTCCGGGCAGCGACGAGCATGTCATGTATGTATGGGTCGATGCCCTGACCAATTACCTCACCGGACTGGGCTATCCCGAGCAAACCGAAGATTTCGCGAGCTTCTGGCCGGCGAATCTCCATCTCATCGGCAAGGATATTGTCCGCTTCCATACGGTGTACTGGCCGGCCTTCCTGATGAGCGCCGGGCTACCGTTGCCGAAGACGGTGTTCGGGCATGGTTTCCTGCTGAATCGCGGGCAGAAGGAAAGCAAGTCCCTGGGGAATGTGACCGACCCGATGGAACTGGCCGATCGCTTCGGAGTGGACGTGCTCCGCTATTTCCTGATGCGGGAAGTCGCGTTCGGGCAGGATGGCAGCTATTCTCCGGAAGCGATTGTATTACGATCCAATTCCGAACTGGCGAACAGCTTCGGCAATCTCGCCCAACGCACCTTATCGATGATCTTCAAGAATCTCGGCGGAGAAGTGCCGCCACCCGGCGATGCTCCCGCCGACATCGCGCTTCTGCAGGATATACGCAATGCGGTGGCGGGGGAAATGCGACAGCAATTCGAGAATTTGTCGTTCTCGACCGGCCTCGATGCCTGGATCAAGGCGGTGTTCGCGTGCAACGCCTATGTCGACGAGATGGCGCCCTGGGCGCTTCGCAAGACCGATCCATCCCGCATGGCGCAGGTTCTGGGCACGCTTTATCGTTGCATCATCGACCTTGCGATCGGCCTCATTCCCGTGACGCCGGATGCCGCAAGCAGGCTGCTGGATGCGATGGGCGTGGCTCCCGGCGATCGCGATTACGACTGGATAAGCCGCGGCTCGTCGGGCAATCCTGCGCAACACAGGCTTGAGCAACCGAGCCCGATCTTTCCGCGGCTCGAACTACCTGAAGAGACTGTGTGA
- a CDS encoding AAA family ATPase: protein MSFVGHDEPWRIWRAALSGDRMHHGWILAGKSGVGKAAFAQAAAQELVREEGVPQPAGEHPDITLLTHLPASQEDEKKREEGKPYQVKRSIGIAQIREMQRRLVTRPTLGARRAIIIDPVDDLEKPAANALLKSLEEPPAGTFFLLVSHRPGRLLPTIRSRCRILRFPALTAPQIDAILREQAPQADSDTRAAAIVAASGAPGAALDFVERDLAGLHRIMQRIAAEGDTQFLLRGSLSEQIGSRPDRERLLAVLDLARAVVASELSTAERGRRARIIDAHEELSRLSGQAPIYNFDPALLAMEIGTLLASTAPDREAA, encoded by the coding sequence ATGAGTTTCGTAGGCCATGACGAGCCCTGGCGCATCTGGCGCGCGGCGCTTTCAGGCGATCGCATGCATCACGGCTGGATTCTGGCGGGCAAGAGCGGCGTGGGAAAGGCCGCTTTCGCGCAAGCCGCGGCGCAGGAACTCGTGCGGGAAGAGGGGGTTCCTCAACCTGCGGGCGAACACCCGGATATTACGCTGCTTACTCATCTTCCCGCCAGCCAGGAGGATGAAAAGAAGCGGGAGGAGGGCAAGCCCTATCAGGTGAAGCGCAGCATCGGCATCGCACAGATTCGCGAGATGCAGCGCCGCCTCGTGACAAGGCCGACGCTGGGGGCCCGTCGCGCGATCATCATCGATCCGGTGGACGATCTGGAGAAGCCCGCCGCCAATGCGCTCCTCAAGAGCCTTGAAGAACCGCCCGCCGGCACATTTTTCCTGCTGGTGAGCCACCGCCCGGGCAGACTGTTGCCCACGATCCGGTCGCGCTGCCGCATCTTGCGCTTTCCCGCGCTTACCGCCCCGCAGATCGACGCCATCCTGCGCGAACAGGCCCCACAGGCCGATTCTGACACCCGCGCGGCCGCGATTGTCGCGGCATCCGGCGCCCCCGGCGCGGCGCTCGATTTCGTGGAGCGGGATCTGGCCGGCCTGCACCGGATCATGCAGCGTATCGCCGCAGAAGGCGATACCCAGTTCCTCTTGCGCGGCAGCCTGTCCGAACAGATCGGTTCGCGACCGGATCGTGAACGCCTGCTGGCCGTGCTCGATCTCGCGCGCGCGGTCGTGGCCAGCGAGCTTTCCACCGCGGAAAGAGGGCGGCGGGCCAGGATCATCGACGCCCACGAGGAGTTGAGCAGGCTTTCCGGGCAGGCACCGATCTACAATTTCGATCCCGCATTGCTTGCAATGGAAATCGGAACCTTGCTCGCCTCGACGGCCCCCGATAGGGAAGCCGCCTGA
- a CDS encoding SPOR domain-containing protein, translating to MVIGDPFTIDGVTYTPLDTLNYDAVGYATLDGEAGPGVSAAHRTLPLPSYVEVTSLDTGRTILVRVERRGPMEGPYLIALSADAEKQLGSSGNAPIRVRRVNPPEQERALLRQKEAAPLRMDTPKSLVEVLRRKLPANPASSATAEPERNAVPLPGPSAVELPPSAAATPVLDEKSGTEAPQAEAAPVTAPSPVATPVSPAITEGDKPPEARAKPTVTNGFIVQVGAFSTEERAKRVADAIGGRVKKSKTLWLAQTGPFATRKEAEASLAKVAAKGYSGSRIYRTD from the coding sequence GTGGTGATCGGAGATCCGTTTACCATTGATGGCGTGACCTATACGCCGCTCGACACGCTGAATTACGACGCAGTCGGATATGCGACCCTTGATGGGGAGGCTGGCCCCGGGGTGAGCGCAGCGCATCGCACTCTGCCTTTGCCGAGCTATGTGGAAGTCACATCGCTGGACACGGGTCGCACCATCCTGGTCAGGGTCGAGCGCCGTGGACCGATGGAAGGCCCCTATCTGATCGCCTTGTCCGCGGATGCCGAAAAGCAGCTGGGTTCTTCGGGCAATGCTCCGATACGCGTGCGCCGGGTCAATCCGCCTGAGCAGGAGCGGGCATTGCTGCGGCAGAAAGAAGCCGCTCCCCTGCGAATGGACACGCCGAAATCGCTGGTCGAGGTATTGCGCCGGAAATTGCCGGCAAACCCTGCCTCTTCCGCGACGGCCGAACCGGAAAGGAATGCAGTTCCATTGCCTGGCCCGAGCGCGGTTGAACTGCCGCCCTCGGCCGCCGCCACTCCGGTTCTGGATGAAAAGTCTGGCACCGAGGCACCTCAAGCAGAAGCCGCGCCTGTAACTGCGCCGTCTCCTGTAGCTACGCCTGTGTCTCCTGCAATTACCGAAGGGGACAAGCCGCCGGAAGCGCGCGCAAAACCGACTGTAACCAATGGCTTCATTGTTCAGGTCGGTGCATTTTCAACCGAAGAGCGCGCCAAGCGGGTCGCCGATGCGATCGGCGGCAGGGTGAAGAAAAGCAAGACTTTGTGGCTTGCCCAGACCGGGCCGTTCGCCACGAGGAAAGAGGCCGAAGCCTCCCTCGCCAAGGTTGCGGCCAAGGGTTATAGCGGATCTCGAATCTACCGCACCGATTAG
- a CDS encoding lytic murein transglycosylase: MGGASAQSSGYGGSFPAYLQLLSAQARAEGVSERTIQQVMQGLTPNQRVIDLDRAQPGSPTTSGFPPMAPYISQHVDAARINGGRRVLASISPATATAIQREYGVPLPIVVAIFGHETNYGSYTGDFDLARSLATLAWEGRRRDLFASEFIALLKMVDQGVPQYRLKGSWAGAFGYPQFLPSVYLRLAVDGDGDGRRDIWSSRADTLASIANYFRDAGWRPGQPWGVPASVPSSFNRSAVQTGLASPVCPRVHIRLSKWKTVKEWRALGIQPQRYLADNVMASLFEPDGPGKPAYLLTGNYRVILEYNCSNYYALSVGLLADEISR, from the coding sequence ATGGGTGGGGCGTCCGCCCAGTCCTCGGGCTATGGCGGCAGCTTTCCTGCCTATCTTCAGCTTCTCTCCGCCCAAGCACGGGCGGAAGGGGTGAGCGAGCGCACGATACAGCAGGTTATGCAGGGGCTTACCCCCAACCAGAGAGTGATCGACCTCGACCGGGCACAGCCCGGTTCACCCACGACCAGCGGCTTTCCGCCCATGGCGCCTTATATTTCCCAGCATGTTGACGCGGCCCGGATCAACGGCGGACGGCGCGTCCTGGCTTCGATCTCGCCGGCCACGGCAACCGCAATCCAGCGTGAATATGGCGTGCCCCTACCGATCGTGGTCGCGATCTTCGGCCACGAAACCAATTACGGGAGCTATACGGGCGATTTCGATCTGGCCCGCTCTCTCGCCACTCTCGCATGGGAAGGCCGCAGGCGCGATCTCTTCGCCAGCGAGTTCATCGCGCTGCTCAAGATGGTCGATCAGGGTGTGCCTCAATATCGGCTGAAAGGGAGCTGGGCCGGGGCCTTTGGCTACCCTCAATTCCTGCCGAGCGTCTATTTGCGCCTGGCTGTCGATGGGGATGGGGATGGCCGGCGCGATATCTGGTCGAGCAGGGCCGATACATTGGCTTCCATTGCGAACTATTTCCGCGATGCGGGCTGGAGGCCCGGGCAGCCTTGGGGCGTTCCGGCCTCTGTTCCTTCGAGCTTCAACCGCAGCGCCGTCCAGACCGGCCTTGCCTCGCCGGTATGCCCGCGCGTCCATATAAGGCTGAGCAAGTGGAAAACGGTGAAGGAATGGCGTGCGTTGGGTATTCAGCCCCAGCGCTATCTGGCTGACAATGTCATGGCGTCCCTGTTCGAACCGGACGGTCCGGGAAAACCTGCATACCTCTTAACCGGGAATTATAGGGTTATCCTCGAATATAACTGCTCGAACTACTACGCATTGTCCGTGGGGTTGCTTGCAGATGAGATTTCGCGTTGA
- the mazG gene encoding nucleoside triphosphate pyrophosphohydrolase: protein MSEQLHRLLSIMARLRDPEHGCEWDRAQDFATIAPYTIEEAYEVADAIARADFQELREELGDLLLQVVFHSRMAEEAGLFDFEDVARSIASKMEARHPHIFGDGASGEEDRETRWEAIKARERAAKGASSAMDGIALALPALLRAEKLQKRAARDGFDWPDPDGPAAKLSEEAMELATASCDDTRLEEAGDLLFAAVNLVRAYGIAPEDALHAANRKFERRYRAMEALAGRQGRSFAGLSLEQQERLWLDVKSSESDKTP from the coding sequence ATGTCCGAACAGCTTCATCGCCTCCTCTCGATAATGGCCCGCCTGCGCGATCCGGAGCACGGCTGCGAATGGGACCGCGCGCAGGATTTTGCGACGATAGCGCCCTATACGATCGAGGAGGCCTATGAAGTTGCCGACGCAATCGCGCGGGCCGACTTCCAGGAGCTGCGCGAAGAGCTTGGCGACCTTCTGCTGCAAGTGGTGTTCCATTCGCGCATGGCGGAAGAAGCCGGCCTGTTCGATTTCGAGGATGTCGCTCGCTCTATTGCCAGCAAGATGGAAGCTCGCCACCCCCATATCTTCGGCGACGGTGCTTCCGGCGAGGAAGATCGCGAAACGCGCTGGGAAGCGATCAAGGCCCGGGAACGGGCCGCCAAGGGCGCCAGCAGCGCGATGGACGGGATCGCTCTCGCGCTTCCAGCGCTCCTGCGCGCCGAAAAGCTCCAGAAACGCGCCGCCCGGGACGGCTTCGACTGGCCCGATCCAGACGGCCCTGCCGCCAAACTTTCGGAAGAGGCCATGGAACTGGCCACGGCATCCTGCGACGATACCAGATTGGAGGAAGCGGGCGATCTCCTGTTCGCCGCGGTCAATCTGGTGCGGGCTTACGGCATAGCGCCGGAAGACGCCCTGCACGCCGCAAACCGCAAGTTCGAGCGGCGATACCGCGCGATGGAAGCCCTGGCAGGCCGGCAGGGCCGATCCTTCGCGGGGCTTTCCCTGGAGCAACAGGAAAGGCTGTGGCTGGACGTGAAATCGTCAGAGAGTGACAAAACGCCCTAG
- a CDS encoding MBL fold metallo-hydrolase — translation MKLIMLGSGTSTGVPRVGNDWGACDPSEPRNRRTRVSIVVESDEGSRLLVDTSPDLRSQLLDNEIDRLDAVFWTHDHADHCHGIDDLRALRYGRSGPLPGFAAEETVRRLRQRFGYVFAGQFGYPTIVNLDSLDRLRMFAGIRIDTCQMAHGPAQSTGFRFDQNGKSIGYATDFSEISDSMIGLFRDIGILVVDCLRREPHPTHAHLAMALELANLCGARQTVLTHLDKSMDYGALSAEVPANVLVGYDGLRLLA, via the coding sequence GTGAAGTTGATCATGCTTGGTTCGGGCACGTCAACCGGCGTGCCCCGCGTAGGCAATGATTGGGGCGCCTGCGACCCGTCCGAGCCGCGCAACCGGCGGACGAGAGTATCCATCGTGGTAGAAAGCGACGAAGGCTCGCGTCTGCTGGTCGACACTTCGCCGGACTTGCGCAGCCAGCTCCTCGACAATGAGATCGACCGGCTCGATGCGGTTTTCTGGACCCACGACCATGCGGATCATTGTCACGGGATCGATGACCTGCGCGCATTGCGTTACGGCAGAAGCGGGCCATTGCCGGGCTTTGCCGCGGAAGAAACCGTGAGAAGGCTGCGTCAGCGCTTCGGCTATGTCTTTGCGGGGCAATTCGGCTATCCGACCATTGTGAATCTGGATTCGCTGGATCGGTTGCGGATGTTCGCGGGCATTCGCATCGACACCTGCCAAATGGCGCACGGGCCAGCCCAAAGCACGGGATTTCGCTTCGATCAGAATGGAAAGTCTATTGGATATGCCACTGATTTCAGTGAAATCTCCGATAGCATGATCGGTCTTTTTCGCGACATCGGGATTCTCGTAGTCGATTGCTTGCGGCGCGAACCGCATCCGACCCATGCGCATCTTGCGATGGCGCTCGAACTGGCCAATCTATGCGGCGCACGGCAGACCGTGCTGACCCATCTGGACAAGAGCATGGATTATGGCGCGCTTTCGGCGGAAGTGCCCGCGAACGTCTTGGTCGGTTATGACGGATTGAGGCTCCTGGCATGA
- a CDS encoding TatD family hydrolase has product MLIDSHCHLEYEGLAEDQDGVLRRAREAGVAGFLNISTRRSEWERVIGTAEREEDVWASVGIHPHEADAHSQMALEALLEATEHPRVIGIGETGLDYYYEKSDRDVQKALFRTHIKAARKTGLPLIIHTRDAEADTTAILREEMAKGAFPALIHCFTASAKFARNVLELGLSISLSGIVTFKNARELQDVARNLPADRLLVETDAPFLAPVPHRGKTCEPAFVANTAAFLAELRREDPEQMAEMTTKNFYKLFRKAAA; this is encoded by the coding sequence ATGCTGATCGATTCCCATTGCCACCTCGAATATGAAGGGCTTGCCGAAGATCAGGACGGAGTGCTTCGCCGGGCACGGGAAGCAGGCGTCGCCGGCTTCCTGAACATCTCCACGCGCCGCAGCGAATGGGAGCGGGTGATCGGAACGGCCGAGCGGGAAGAGGACGTGTGGGCCAGTGTCGGCATACATCCCCATGAGGCGGATGCCCATTCGCAGATGGCCCTGGAGGCGCTGCTGGAAGCGACCGAGCACCCCCGCGTCATCGGAATTGGCGAAACCGGGCTCGATTATTATTACGAGAAGTCGGATCGGGACGTCCAGAAAGCGCTGTTCCGAACCCATATCAAGGCAGCCAGAAAGACGGGGCTTCCGCTGATTATCCACACGCGCGACGCGGAGGCCGACACAACCGCCATCCTCCGGGAAGAAATGGCAAAGGGCGCGTTCCCCGCCTTGATCCACTGCTTCACCGCTTCAGCCAAATTCGCGCGCAATGTGCTGGAACTGGGGCTGAGCATTTCGCTTTCCGGCATAGTGACCTTCAAGAATGCGCGGGAATTGCAGGATGTGGCCCGCAATCTCCCCGCAGATCGCCTGCTGGTGGAAACCGACGCTCCCTTTCTCGCACCCGTTCCTCACCGGGGGAAAACCTGCGAACCGGCATTCGTGGCGAATACGGCTGCGTTCCTCGCCGAGCTGCGAAGGGAGGACCCGGAGCAAATGGCGGAGATGACAACGAAAAACTTCTACAAGCTGTTCAGGAAAGCGGCTGCGTGA
- a CDS encoding pirin family protein — protein MTNSTVANDLALRGITRRTRGHGHGPITRLMSPSDLGHVVKPFVFLDIFDANKATIGAMSEMPLHPHSGIATVTVFTEGYMHYNDPAIGSGVLEYGGVEWMRAGGGVWHGKELSPGNVDRIQGFQLWIALPPDLENTAPVSNYVEARDMARAGPAHVILGKYKGTRSPLSASAPAGINYLLVTLQPGEKWAYRPPEGHAVGWLALAKGKLRADTPIDAGEMVIFEQAETPIALEAAGAGEAVFVLGSAVPHPHPLHLGYYSVHTSAQALAAGESRIAELGRKLQEAGDRRTQSGTIPVFR, from the coding sequence ATGACCAATTCCACCGTCGCCAATGACCTCGCTCTCCGGGGCATCACGCGCCGTACGCGGGGCCACGGGCATGGCCCGATCACACGGCTGATGAGCCCTTCCGATCTCGGCCACGTCGTGAAGCCCTTTGTGTTCCTCGATATTTTCGATGCGAACAAGGCGACCATCGGAGCAATGAGCGAAATGCCGCTGCATCCTCATTCCGGGATCGCCACGGTAACGGTCTTTACCGAAGGCTATATGCACTACAATGATCCGGCCATAGGCTCCGGCGTGCTGGAATATGGCGGCGTCGAATGGATGCGCGCCGGAGGTGGCGTCTGGCACGGCAAGGAATTGTCGCCGGGGAATGTCGACCGCATCCAGGGCTTCCAACTTTGGATCGCGTTGCCGCCCGATCTCGAAAACACGGCGCCGGTAAGCAACTATGTCGAGGCCAGGGACATGGCGCGGGCTGGTCCCGCCCATGTCATCCTCGGCAAGTATAAGGGGACCCGAAGCCCCTTGTCGGCGTCCGCGCCCGCGGGCATCAACTACCTGCTTGTCACCTTGCAACCCGGCGAGAAGTGGGCCTATCGCCCGCCGGAAGGCCATGCTGTCGGCTGGCTGGCGCTCGCCAAGGGCAAGCTGCGCGCCGATACGCCAATCGATGCGGGCGAAATGGTCATCTTCGAGCAGGCCGAAACGCCAATCGCACTGGAAGCGGCGGGCGCTGGCGAAGCCGTGTTCGTCCTGGGTTCGGCGGTGCCGCATCCCCATCCGCTGCACCTTGGTTATTATTCCGTCCACACCTCGGCGCAGGCCCTTGCGGCTGGCGAAAGCCGCATCGCGGAATTGGGGCGGAAGCTCCAGGAGGCGGGCGACCGGCGCACGCAATCGGGAACGATTCCGGTATTCCGCTAA
- the tmk gene encoding dTMP kinase, producing MMAGRFITFEGGEGAGKSTQARLLAEALAERGIQVELTREPGGTAGAEAIRALLLDPPGDGWDARAEALLFAAARADHLARRIVPALEAGKWVVCDRFLDSSRAYQGGAGGLDDADLMELHRIGSGGILPDMTFLIEVSEDIASARLASRDQGRMDAIEGRDRTYHEKVGETFRRLAMQAPERFVRIDGSGSLSQTHGQVMAALNRFEELQR from the coding sequence CTGATGGCCGGGCGATTCATCACCTTCGAAGGGGGCGAGGGGGCCGGGAAATCGACCCAGGCCCGGCTTCTTGCGGAAGCGCTTGCCGAGCGGGGAATCCAGGTGGAACTGACCCGGGAGCCGGGCGGCACCGCAGGCGCGGAAGCGATCCGCGCGCTTCTGCTGGACCCGCCGGGAGACGGCTGGGACGCTAGGGCCGAAGCGCTGCTGTTCGCCGCCGCGCGCGCCGATCATCTGGCGCGCAGGATCGTTCCCGCTCTCGAAGCCGGGAAATGGGTGGTCTGCGACAGGTTTCTCGATTCCAGTCGCGCCTATCAGGGCGGCGCCGGGGGGCTGGACGACGCCGATCTGATGGAACTCCATCGCATAGGTTCGGGCGGCATCCTGCCGGATATGACCTTCCTCATCGAAGTATCGGAAGACATCGCTTCGGCCCGCCTTGCGTCACGCGATCAAGGCAGGATGGACGCGATCGAGGGGCGCGACCGAACCTACCATGAGAAAGTCGGCGAGACATTCCGGCGGCTGGCGATGCAAGCGCCGGAACGGTTCGTCAGGATCGACGGGAGCGGATCGCTATCCCAAACTCACGGGCAAGTGATGGCCGCCCTGAACCGCTTCGAGGAACTCCAGCGATGA
- a CDS encoding D-alanyl-D-alanine carboxypeptidase family protein produces the protein MPALPGPEIPVALLVDQSSGQILYAREADRRFVPASITKVMTLYTAFELIKAGKLTANQHFTVSETAFREWSRKGSTMFLANGAQVSVDELLKGISTVSANDGCIVLAEGALGSVEKWVALMNANARSLGMRDSHFGTPNGWMDDGYTYVSARDLVRLADALLERHPELFHRYVGHKSMLFNGIAQNNHDPMVGVVDGADGIKTGYTRQAGYGYLGTASRNGRRLLMVVAGADNPANRARASRDLMEWGFSAFDSRRLLAKGDSIGQAKVQGGADRSVGLLASRPVFATAPRGSLGEVKLAIHYRGPIHAPIAKGQEIASLEVHIPGQRPYFVPLAAAHEVPGANAWQRLLNGLLGFLT, from the coding sequence GTGCCCGCCCTTCCGGGACCGGAGATACCGGTCGCGCTGCTGGTCGATCAATCCTCGGGGCAGATTCTGTATGCGCGGGAAGCCGACCGCCGCTTCGTTCCGGCGTCGATCACGAAGGTGATGACGCTTTACACCGCATTCGAGCTGATCAAGGCCGGAAAACTGACGGCCAATCAGCACTTCACGGTGAGCGAAACGGCCTTTCGCGAGTGGTCGCGCAAGGGGTCCACCATGTTCCTCGCCAACGGCGCGCAGGTGAGCGTGGATGAATTGCTCAAGGGGATCAGCACCGTCTCCGCCAACGATGGATGCATAGTGCTGGCCGAAGGCGCATTGGGTTCTGTCGAGAAATGGGTCGCGCTGATGAATGCAAACGCCCGTTCACTCGGTATGCGGGACAGCCATTTCGGCACGCCGAACGGGTGGATGGACGACGGATATACCTATGTTAGCGCCCGGGACCTCGTCCGCCTGGCTGACGCCCTGCTCGAACGACATCCCGAGCTGTTTCATCGCTACGTCGGCCACAAGAGCATGCTGTTCAACGGGATCGCCCAGAACAACCATGATCCGATGGTGGGCGTCGTGGATGGGGCCGACGGGATCAAGACAGGTTATACGAGGCAGGCGGGTTACGGCTATCTCGGCACGGCATCCAGAAACGGCCGCAGGCTGCTGATGGTGGTGGCGGGCGCCGACAATCCCGCCAATCGCGCGCGCGCATCCCGCGATCTCATGGAATGGGGGTTTTCCGCTTTCGACAGCAGACGGCTGCTCGCAAAGGGTGACAGCATCGGGCAGGCCAAGGTTCAGGGCGGCGCGGATCGCTCGGTGGGGCTGCTTGCGAGCCGCCCCGTATTCGCCACCGCGCCGCGCGGCTCGCTGGGCGAAGTAAAGCTCGCGATCCATTATCGCGGACCGATCCACGCCCCGATCGCCAAGGGGCAGGAAATTGCGAGCCTGGAAGTCCATATACCGGGGCAGCGCCCCTATTTCGTGCCGCTGGCCGCCGCCCATGAAGTGCCCGGCGCCAATGCCTGGCAAAGACTGCTCAACGGGCTGCTGGGCTTCCTGACCTGA
- a CDS encoding tlde1 domain-containing protein — MGGFRYETRSGRLVSERGSGAGIIAIGYAGAKDCINDPEKARVRSCGPIPQGRYRIYERSHPRFAYPAYALVPLEGTETFGRTGFWIHGDNRARNRSASTGCIVIDRAARLRLRRELLAGADPVLTVVP, encoded by the coding sequence ATGGGGGGCTTCCGTTATGAAACCCGTAGTGGAAGGCTCGTGTCTGAGCGCGGCTCAGGCGCTGGCATTATCGCCATTGGCTACGCTGGGGCTAAGGATTGCATTAATGATCCTGAGAAGGCTCGAGTTCGGTCATGCGGACCGATCCCTCAAGGTCGTTATCGCATCTACGAGCGTTCGCATCCGCGTTTCGCGTATCCGGCCTATGCGCTCGTCCCGCTCGAAGGAACCGAAACGTTCGGTCGAACCGGCTTCTGGATACACGGGGACAACCGAGCCAGAAACCGGAGTGCATCCACGGGATGTATCGTTATCGACCGCGCCGCTCGATTACGACTCCGGCGAGAATTACTCGCTGGAGCCGATCCCGTTCTGACGGTCGTGCCATGA